Proteins found in one Salinimonas lutimaris genomic segment:
- a CDS encoding ParB N-terminal domain-containing protein, whose translation MGTKRISLSSIDIEDQKYQVRDHRSVQWGAKVIHQDASKNHIKQMVNDLKYSNAKFPLIQVLNEPEGSDRYVIFDGFHRCSAYIKVNKDTGGKRFKQITVEVVGPETVNDRLLEINTEHKALTLQPAHRTELTWQKFLKLEKSNASLSKKELAERLSASTSTIGNWRKLVKQFTEAGLFKDDSPVEKNISTNYPILVQAKKWIKDQEYRDYESEGLDDYLIEEDKKVLEKILKLALTAKEKDKLLDFVNENWGKNPKYVLYDEALDSGLVTSPEGGTEAF comes from the coding sequence ATGGGAACAAAGCGCATCTCACTTTCATCAATAGATATTGAAGACCAGAAATACCAAGTAAGAGACCATAGAAGCGTTCAATGGGGCGCTAAAGTCATACATCAGGACGCCTCAAAGAATCACATCAAGCAGATGGTCAATGACCTCAAGTACAGCAACGCTAAATTCCCGTTAATCCAAGTTTTGAACGAACCTGAAGGTAGCGATAGGTATGTCATTTTTGATGGTTTTCACCGATGTAGTGCTTACATCAAGGTCAACAAGGATACTGGCGGGAAACGTTTTAAACAGATAACAGTTGAGGTAGTTGGTCCAGAGACAGTTAACGATAGACTCTTAGAGATCAATACTGAGCATAAGGCTCTTACATTACAACCAGCTCACCGGACAGAGTTGACTTGGCAGAAATTTCTCAAGTTAGAAAAGAGTAATGCCTCGCTGAGTAAGAAGGAGTTGGCTGAACGCTTATCCGCTAGTACATCAACAATTGGCAACTGGCGTAAATTGGTGAAACAATTCACTGAAGCAGGATTGTTTAAGGATGATAGTCCAGTTGAGAAGAATATCTCGACCAATTACCCAATACTGGTTCAGGCTAAAAAGTGGATAAAGGATCAAGAGTACAGAGACTATGAATCAGAAGGTCTTGATGACTATTTGATAGAAGAGGACAAGAAGGTTTTAGAGAAGATCTTAAAGCTCGCTTTGACAGCAAAAGAAAAGGACAAGTTATTAGATTTCGTCAACGAGAACTGGGGTAAAAACCCTAAATATGTCTTGTATGATGAAGCTCTTGATTCTGGTTTGGTTACATCACCAGAAGGCGGTACAGAGGCCTTCTAA
- a CDS encoding recombinase family protein, giving the protein MGDLVGFARVSTQHQDLKIQREKLSQYGCKKIFESKHSGKAETNKKALEELLGYVRAGDTVVVTKLDRLGRSLTQVLTTLDLFKERGVTFTAIDQNNIDTTKDDPMSKAMLHLLGVFAEMERNFIVERTTEGKIASGNFGGRKPKLSEETRSLIIDSLKGGASKRQLALQYGVSRGTIINIAKQAQL; this is encoded by the coding sequence ATGGGTGACTTAGTAGGTTTTGCAAGAGTATCAACGCAGCATCAGGATCTTAAAATACAACGTGAAAAGCTCTCTCAGTACGGCTGTAAGAAGATCTTTGAGAGCAAACACTCTGGTAAAGCTGAGACCAACAAAAAGGCTTTAGAAGAGCTTCTAGGCTACGTAAGGGCTGGTGATACAGTCGTAGTTACTAAGTTGGATAGACTGGGCCGTTCACTTACTCAGGTACTCACTACATTGGATTTGTTTAAAGAGCGTGGCGTCACTTTTACTGCAATAGACCAGAACAATATAGACACAACCAAAGATGACCCTATGAGCAAGGCTATGCTTCATTTGCTAGGTGTCTTTGCTGAGATGGAAAGGAACTTCATTGTAGAGCGCACTACTGAAGGTAAGATTGCATCAGGGAACTTTGGTGGCCGTAAGCCTAAGCTGTCAGAGGAAACACGCAGCTTGATTATAGATAGTCTTAAAGGCGGAGCCAGCAAACGCCAGCTTGCCTTACAGTATGGTGTTTCTAGGGGTACAATTATCAACATTGCAAAGCAAGCTCAACTGTAA
- a CDS encoding RNase H family protein yields MTQVTESVLRIYFHASWNPKTKKAGGAFMLTRIGNEGNIERSGWSSGMVMQSQQAMELMVLNKAFDRISKRELADRPIAVYTTSNYVIRSIDEWMVKWKKQSWRGGNNKLVKNAEQLLQLDTWNKQFKPAWHLIKDAGAHPESIEVKEKSTRCMNAV; encoded by the coding sequence ATGACTCAAGTAACAGAAAGCGTATTACGTATCTATTTCCACGCATCATGGAATCCCAAAACCAAAAAAGCCGGAGGTGCTTTTATGCTGACACGTATAGGGAATGAAGGGAATATAGAGCGATCAGGATGGTCATCTGGAATGGTAATGCAATCACAACAGGCTATGGAACTTATGGTGCTGAATAAAGCATTTGATAGGATTAGTAAAAGAGAGCTTGCTGATAGGCCTATAGCTGTTTATACCACCAGCAACTATGTTATACGGAGCATAGATGAATGGATGGTGAAGTGGAAAAAACAAAGCTGGAGAGGTGGAAATAACAAGCTAGTTAAAAATGCAGAACAACTGCTTCAACTAGACACATGGAACAAACAGTTCAAACCTGCATGGCATCTTATTAAAGACGCTGGGGCACACCCAGAAAGTATTGAAGTAAAAGAGAAAAGCACTAGGTGTATGAATGCCGTCTGA
- a CDS encoding site-specific integrase produces MSRMASPVKDKNSGVYYFRMAVPKELIPVVKKREIKTSLRTKNLSEAKRAFTAHLTKTQDEFELARLKVSGAADHSLTVRDCIVIAERWYKRVKVHMESTGDFSLMVKRDVERKENGDVSHAYMYFTDTLHLAGSELATASEEDFKQLAEAFRCEIDSQLEIEGIRLSHDNPAYIELGKSFHTYAHHLESVCTARLNNDWNHEPVSMGIYAQPLSDAPEPPAAKPRPVVSTRKPVSENSLQEVLNAYIEVQRSLPNVTGTRLKTLDETKAKVSVFIEIIGNIDISQVQRSDIVHFRDTLYKIPKGKSASLRSKSVDERIALAKEQQLETLSGNTVKVYLRHLSTVFSYAVERDLVSLNPVNKVQVKKEVNKSKTRDDRGYTEQEISIVFNDEVFTDSNAKKPYGQGCYWVPLLCRYTGARVNEIAQLRSEDVCVSDSGIHYLYIREGKNQSVKSESSVREIPLPAHILELGFLDYVSHQQEWLFPELPTNKYGNRGLKVGEWWGKAVRSKGVDIAQPSHAFRHSFKTAMRRLQVADSTSDAITGHAAQTEGGRYGSVPLESKKAAIDLLPRLNIERL; encoded by the coding sequence ATGAGTAGAATGGCTTCCCCAGTAAAAGACAAAAACTCCGGTGTTTACTACTTCAGAATGGCAGTTCCTAAAGAACTCATTCCGGTAGTTAAGAAACGCGAGATAAAGACATCCCTCAGAACTAAAAACCTTTCTGAAGCTAAGCGAGCATTTACGGCTCATCTTACGAAAACACAGGACGAGTTTGAGCTAGCCAGATTGAAGGTGTCAGGTGCTGCTGATCATTCGTTAACAGTACGCGACTGTATTGTTATTGCAGAACGGTGGTATAAGCGCGTGAAAGTCCATATGGAGTCCACTGGTGACTTCAGTTTGATGGTGAAGCGTGACGTTGAGAGAAAGGAAAACGGTGATGTCAGTCATGCCTACATGTACTTTACAGACACTCTTCATCTTGCAGGGTCAGAGCTAGCTACTGCTAGTGAAGAAGACTTTAAACAGCTAGCTGAAGCCTTTAGATGTGAAATTGATTCTCAGCTCGAAATCGAAGGTATTAGGCTTTCTCATGATAATCCAGCCTATATCGAACTAGGCAAATCATTTCATACTTATGCCCACCACTTAGAAAGTGTATGTACCGCTCGTTTAAATAACGACTGGAATCATGAACCGGTCTCTATGGGTATCTATGCACAGCCTCTTTCAGACGCCCCAGAGCCACCAGCGGCAAAGCCTAGACCAGTTGTGTCGACACGTAAGCCAGTGAGTGAAAACTCTCTACAAGAGGTTCTGAATGCTTATATTGAGGTTCAACGTTCTTTGCCAAACGTTACCGGCACACGCCTGAAAACACTCGATGAAACAAAGGCTAAAGTATCTGTATTCATTGAGATTATTGGTAACATTGACATAAGCCAAGTGCAGCGCAGTGATATAGTCCATTTTCGAGATACCCTGTACAAGATACCTAAAGGTAAGAGTGCTTCACTGCGCAGCAAGAGCGTGGACGAGCGTATCGCACTGGCAAAAGAGCAGCAGCTAGAAACACTGTCTGGCAACACAGTGAAAGTCTACCTCAGACACCTGTCTACTGTATTCAGCTACGCGGTTGAAAGAGACTTAGTATCCCTGAACCCTGTCAACAAAGTTCAGGTAAAGAAAGAAGTTAATAAGTCCAAGACCAGAGACGACAGAGGGTATACAGAGCAAGAGATTAGCATAGTCTTCAATGATGAGGTCTTTACGGACAGCAATGCCAAAAAGCCCTATGGTCAGGGCTGCTATTGGGTTCCATTGTTATGCAGGTATACAGGAGCCAGAGTCAACGAGATTGCTCAGCTACGCTCAGAGGACGTTTGTGTATCTGATTCTGGTATCCATTATTTGTATATTAGGGAAGGCAAGAACCAGAGTGTTAAATCTGAAAGCTCAGTGAGAGAAATCCCGTTACCAGCGCATATCCTTGAGCTAGGTTTTCTGGACTATGTTAGTCATCAGCAGGAATGGTTATTCCCTGAGTTACCTACCAATAAGTACGGTAACAGAGGCCTCAAAGTAGGCGAGTGGTGGGGTAAGGCAGTAAGGAGTAAGGGCGTTGATATTGCTCAGCCTTCACATGCCTTCAGGCACTCCTTCAAGACGGCCATGCGGAGACTTCAGGTAGCAGACAGTACCAGTGATGCTATTACAGGTCACGCTGCTCAGACTGAAGGTGGTCGTTATGGTTCCGTCCCGCTAGAGAGCAAGAAGGCTGCTATAGACTTATTACCAAGGCTTAATATAGAAAGGTTGTAG
- the nadA gene encoding quinolinate synthase NadA, with translation MTVAFRVEQVDYPFPAKPAPLSRERQAELKAEIKTLLKQKNAVLVAHYYTDPEIQALAEETGGCVADSLEMARFGRDVSQQTLIVAGVKFMGETAKILSPEKTVLMPTLEATCSLDIGCPAKEFTEFCDSHPDHTVVVYANTSAAVKARADWVVTSSIALEIVEHLDEQGHKIIWGPDRHLGSYIANKTGADMLMWQGECIVHDEFSAQKLQDMKAIYPDAAILVHPESPASVVEMADAVGSTSQLIKAAQDMPNQTFVVATDKGIFYKMQQLMPNKTFIEAPTGGSGAQCRSCAHCPWMAMNGLQAIYNSLTEGMNNHEIHVDDALRHKALIPLNRMLDFSATLKAKAGGNA, from the coding sequence ATGACAGTCGCATTTCGCGTAGAACAAGTTGATTATCCTTTTCCTGCCAAGCCGGCTCCGCTTTCCCGGGAACGTCAGGCAGAATTAAAAGCCGAAATTAAAACGTTACTTAAGCAAAAAAATGCTGTATTGGTAGCGCATTACTACACCGATCCTGAAATTCAGGCGTTAGCCGAGGAAACCGGTGGGTGTGTGGCAGACTCTCTTGAGATGGCACGGTTTGGCCGTGATGTGTCACAGCAGACACTGATCGTGGCCGGTGTAAAGTTCATGGGCGAGACCGCTAAAATCCTGAGCCCGGAAAAAACCGTACTGATGCCGACCTTAGAAGCTACCTGCTCACTGGATATTGGCTGCCCGGCAAAAGAGTTTACCGAATTTTGTGATTCCCATCCTGACCATACCGTGGTGGTCTACGCCAACACGTCTGCTGCGGTGAAAGCCAGGGCTGACTGGGTGGTCACATCCAGTATTGCGCTGGAGATAGTGGAGCATCTGGATGAACAGGGTCATAAGATTATCTGGGGGCCGGATCGTCACCTGGGATCTTACATCGCCAACAAAACCGGTGCCGACATGCTGATGTGGCAAGGTGAGTGTATTGTTCACGATGAGTTTTCAGCGCAGAAATTGCAGGATATGAAAGCCATCTATCCTGATGCGGCTATTCTGGTACATCCTGAGTCACCCGCCAGCGTGGTAGAGATGGCCGATGCGGTTGGCTCAACCAGCCAGCTGATTAAAGCGGCTCAGGACATGCCTAACCAGACATTTGTGGTCGCCACGGATAAGGGCATCTTTTATAAGATGCAGCAGCTGATGCCCAATAAGACGTTTATAGAAGCCCCTACAGGCGGTAGTGGCGCACAGTGTCGCAGTTGTGCGCATTGTCCGTGGATGGCAATGAATGGCTTACAGGCGATTTATAACTCACTGACCGAAGGCATGAATAACCATGAGATTCATGTGGACGATGCGTTACGTCACAAAGCGCTGATTCCGCTGAACCGTATGCTGGACTTTTCGGCCACACTGAAAGCAAAAGCCGGCGGTAACGCTTAA
- the ybgF gene encoding tol-pal system protein YbgF gives MLKGAALSVALGLSGAVLAQAPVYDVGDSAQRSAASGSSNRTMEQRITYLERMVDSRTEMQHRLQQQLDTMQGEIDELRGAVEVHTNQLEKVLQRQRELYLEIDKRVEALKQAAGQSQSGLSDSASAPRQGSGSQSPAQSQQRASQSDQGSQSAGSGQSESDAYDNAVNLILKSREYDKAIPAFQSFIQQFPDSQYAANAHYWLGQLLFNKQKWTDAKEQFNVVANRFTDSSKRAEALLKLGIIEQRQGNNGQAKSFFNQVISDYPNSSARKLAEARMGSL, from the coding sequence CCGGTGTATGATGTAGGTGATTCAGCGCAACGTTCTGCAGCCAGTGGCAGCAGTAACCGAACGATGGAACAGCGCATTACTTATCTGGAGCGAATGGTCGACAGTCGTACGGAAATGCAGCATCGTTTACAGCAGCAGCTGGACACGATGCAGGGTGAAATTGACGAGCTGCGTGGTGCGGTTGAAGTACACACCAATCAGCTGGAAAAAGTGCTGCAGCGTCAGCGTGAGTTGTATCTTGAGATCGACAAACGGGTAGAGGCATTAAAACAAGCCGCGGGCCAGAGTCAGTCAGGTTTATCAGACTCCGCCAGCGCTCCCCGTCAGGGAAGCGGCAGTCAGTCACCGGCTCAGTCTCAACAACGTGCATCGCAGTCAGATCAGGGTAGTCAGTCAGCAGGTTCGGGGCAAAGCGAAAGCGATGCTTATGATAATGCGGTGAATCTGATCCTGAAATCCCGGGAATATGATAAAGCGATTCCGGCATTTCAGTCATTTATACAGCAATTTCCTGATAGCCAGTATGCCGCTAACGCTCACTACTGGTTAGGCCAGCTTTTGTTTAATAAACAAAAATGGACAGACGCGAAAGAGCAGTTCAATGTGGTTGCCAATCGTTTTACCGACTCCAGCAAGCGGGCAGAAGCGCTGCTAAAGCTGGGGATTATTGAACAGCGCCAGGGCAACAACGGTCAGGCAAAATCGTTCTTTAATCAGGTCATCTCAGATTATCCCAATTCTTCGGCCAGAAAACTGGCAGAAGCCAGAATGGGTTCTCTGTAG